Proteins found in one Solitalea lacus genomic segment:
- the lon gene encoding endopeptidase La: MSIFDSFDIKKSVDSMITEETEFFPLMTPEDEEEMNREEMPEILPILPLRNTVLFPGVVIPITVGRDKSIKLIKEAYKANKIIGVVSQKNVAIEDPSADDLNQIGTVAYIIKTLQMPDGNTTVIIQGKRRFSIGEMIQSEPYFKAKINLFEETKTSEDKVFKALISSLKELSTQIIQNSPNIPSEAAFAIKNIESPSFLVNFICSNMNADVEEKQRLLEETNLKKRAELVLEHLTKELQMLELKNQIQSKVRVDLDKQQREYFLHQQLKTIQEELGGNTPDLEVQNLRERAHKKKWSKVVLEHFNKELEKLARMNPAAAEYSVITNYLELLLDLPWNEFTKDNFDLKRAKKILDKDHFGLEKVKDRILEYIAVLKLKHDMKAPILCLVGPPGVGKTSLGKSIAKAVGRKYVRMALGGVRDEAEIRGHRKTYIGAMPGRVIQSLKKAKSANPVFVLDEIDKVGNDFRGDPSSALLEVLDPEQNNAFYDHYVELDFDLSNVMFIATANSLGSIHPALRDRMEIIEVNGYTVEEKVQITKKYLIPKQLEAHGLKSKDVTIKSSIIERVIEDYTRESGVRTLEKKIATLVRGVAKSVALEEEYNTTLTEKDVERILGPSIFEKDEYENNSIAGVVTGLAWTQVGGDILFIETSISPGKGKLTLTGSLGDVMKESAVIALAYLRAHGKKFGIDPRLFDLWDVHVHVPAGAVPKDGPSAGITMLTSLSSAFTQRKVRSQLAMTGEITLRGKVLPVGGIKEKILAAKRAGIKEVIMCKQNRKDVEEINPDYIKDLKFHYVTEMKEVIEFALLNDKVEYPLDLTIKEETKPVIAN; encoded by the coding sequence ATGAGCATATTCGATTCATTTGATATAAAAAAAAGCGTAGATTCTATGATAACAGAAGAAACCGAATTTTTTCCGTTAATGACTCCTGAGGACGAGGAAGAAATGAACCGAGAAGAAATGCCGGAAATTCTTCCGATTTTACCTTTACGCAATACGGTTCTGTTTCCAGGCGTCGTTATTCCAATTACGGTTGGCCGTGATAAATCTATTAAACTAATTAAAGAAGCCTATAAGGCGAACAAAATCATTGGGGTCGTTTCGCAAAAGAATGTTGCTATTGAAGACCCTTCAGCCGATGATTTAAATCAAATTGGGACAGTAGCCTATATTATTAAAACCTTGCAGATGCCTGATGGCAATACAACTGTAATTATACAGGGTAAAAGAAGGTTCTCAATAGGCGAAATGATTCAGTCTGAGCCTTATTTTAAGGCAAAAATCAATTTATTTGAAGAAACTAAGACTTCAGAAGATAAAGTTTTTAAAGCTCTGATCAGTTCATTAAAAGAACTGTCAACACAAATTATTCAAAACTCACCTAATATTCCGTCAGAAGCTGCATTCGCTATAAAAAATATCGAAAGCCCATCGTTTCTGGTCAACTTCATTTGTTCAAACATGAACGCTGACGTTGAAGAAAAACAACGGCTGTTAGAAGAAACTAATTTGAAAAAACGTGCCGAATTGGTTTTAGAGCATTTAACCAAAGAGCTGCAAATGCTCGAACTCAAAAATCAAATTCAAAGCAAGGTTAGAGTTGACTTGGATAAACAGCAGCGCGAGTATTTTTTGCATCAACAACTTAAAACCATTCAGGAAGAATTAGGAGGCAATACTCCTGACCTGGAAGTGCAAAATTTACGCGAGCGGGCACACAAGAAAAAATGGAGCAAAGTGGTTCTTGAGCACTTCAATAAAGAATTGGAGAAATTAGCTCGTATGAATCCGGCAGCTGCTGAATACTCTGTAATTACTAATTACCTAGAGCTACTGCTTGATTTGCCATGGAATGAATTCACTAAAGATAACTTTGATCTAAAAAGAGCGAAAAAGATTTTAGACAAAGATCACTTCGGCCTTGAAAAGGTAAAAGATCGCATATTGGAATACATTGCCGTGTTGAAATTAAAACACGACATGAAAGCACCAATCTTGTGTTTAGTTGGCCCTCCAGGTGTGGGTAAAACATCTTTAGGTAAATCAATAGCAAAGGCTGTTGGACGAAAATACGTTCGAATGGCATTGGGAGGTGTTAGAGATGAAGCAGAAATTCGTGGTCACCGCAAAACCTATATTGGTGCCATGCCTGGCCGTGTTATTCAATCTTTAAAGAAAGCCAAATCTGCTAACCCTGTTTTCGTTTTAGATGAAATTGATAAAGTAGGCAATGATTTCCGGGGTGACCCTTCATCAGCATTACTGGAGGTTTTGGACCCGGAACAAAACAATGCATTTTATGATCACTACGTGGAACTGGACTTTGACTTATCTAATGTAATGTTCATTGCTACGGCCAACTCCTTGGGCTCTATTCATCCTGCATTACGCGATAGGATGGAAATTATTGAGGTAAACGGGTATACAGTGGAAGAGAAAGTTCAAATCACCAAAAAATACCTTATTCCTAAACAATTGGAAGCCCATGGTTTGAAATCAAAAGATGTAACTATTAAATCCTCAATAATTGAGCGTGTAATTGAAGATTACACACGTGAATCAGGAGTGCGTACACTTGAGAAGAAAATTGCGACACTCGTAAGGGGTGTTGCAAAAAGTGTGGCATTAGAAGAAGAATACAATACTACCCTTACTGAAAAGGACGTAGAAAGAATACTCGGTCCATCAATATTTGAAAAAGACGAATATGAGAACAATAGCATTGCCGGCGTTGTTACAGGCTTAGCCTGGACACAAGTAGGTGGTGATATTTTATTCATTGAAACGAGCATTAGCCCGGGCAAAGGTAAACTGACATTAACAGGTAGCCTTGGTGATGTAATGAAAGAATCAGCTGTAATTGCTTTAGCCTATTTACGTGCTCATGGCAAAAAATTTGGAATAGATCCACGTTTATTTGACTTATGGGACGTACACGTTCACGTTCCAGCAGGTGCAGTTCCTAAAGACGGACCTTCTGCCGGTATAACGATGTTAACTTCACTTTCATCGGCCTTTACTCAACGTAAAGTTCGCTCACAACTGGCCATGACCGGTGAAATTACCTTGCGTGGCAAAGTGCTTCCGGTTGGAGGCATCAAAGAGAAGATTTTGGCCGCTAAACGTGCAGGCATTAAGGAAGTGATTA
- a CDS encoding AraC family transcriptional regulator: MKIIPFKIPKTDKDSILLQEDSVPHFYDKLHQHSEVQITLILKSHGTLLAGDYIGNFEPNDVYLIGSNIPHVFKNEQEYYDDEQLGAHMITVFFDSDSFGKDFLNLPEASSIKSFITGLTNCYKLTGLLEEQIKQQIQEVFQLEGFDRLLLLLNMFNSMTKSTEIVKLSNFKAARSYDASEGKRMNDILTFTINHYHRKITIEEVAQVANMTPEAFCRYFKVRTRKTYLNFLNEIRITNACKLLINKDLTIAEISSSSGFNNLSNFNRIFKKVTKLTPTTYLLKSQMQMGKKK, from the coding sequence ATGAAGATTATTCCATTCAAAATTCCAAAAACAGACAAAGACTCTATTTTATTACAGGAGGACTCTGTTCCTCACTTTTATGATAAACTGCACCAACATTCGGAAGTTCAAATAACATTAATATTAAAAAGTCATGGTACGCTGTTAGCTGGTGACTACATTGGCAATTTTGAACCCAATGACGTTTATTTAATTGGCTCCAATATTCCACACGTATTTAAAAACGAGCAAGAATATTATGACGATGAGCAATTAGGAGCACATATGATCACCGTCTTTTTTGACAGTGATTCATTCGGAAAAGATTTTCTTAATCTACCAGAAGCCTCCTCCATTAAATCGTTTATAACAGGCCTAACCAACTGCTATAAACTTACCGGATTATTAGAAGAACAAATAAAACAACAAATTCAAGAAGTATTTCAACTTGAAGGATTTGATCGTCTGTTATTGTTGCTCAACATGTTTAACTCCATGACCAAATCAACCGAAATTGTTAAACTATCAAATTTTAAAGCAGCACGGTCATATGACGCATCGGAAGGAAAAAGAATGAATGACATCTTAACCTTCACCATTAATCATTACCACCGTAAAATAACAATTGAGGAGGTTGCACAGGTTGCCAATATGACACCAGAGGCTTTTTGCAGGTACTTTAAAGTACGAACACGTAAAACATATTTAAATTTCTTAAACGAGATACGCATTACCAATGCTTGCAAGCTTTTAATTAACAAAGATTTAACCATTGCTGAAATTAGCTCATCATCGGGATTCAACAATCTTTCCAATTTTAACAGGATATTCAAAAAGGTCACCAAATTGACACCAACCACCTATTTGCTCAAATCGCAAATGCAAATGGGGAAAAAAAAATAA